One genomic window of Magnolia sinica isolate HGM2019 chromosome 3, MsV1, whole genome shotgun sequence includes the following:
- the LOC131240972 gene encoding SAP-like protein BP-73 isoform X2 produces the protein MQAILFPNCGLGFPTCPAFKSTLRKSIFSDKDGALFFAARGELIQSSVSSIRPEGNRRRRSPRKNTASDRAAEEDEEEKVPQSPDGDSPESSNQEEIIALFRRIQSSISKGGSGTTKRRSSSSSKEKKSAESVLDVLNQYPSRKQFRDKGPSKEENGMLPRKTPALRKEPITKEDSLKEEFKLSRPPSNFVKRSPIPSPPMLKEKVGEVNEDGLPAVVAVKDSELQRVHGMKLSELKELAKSRGVKGYSKLKKGELVELLKGLLQS, from the exons ATGCAGGCAATTCTCTTCCCAAACTGTGGCCTTGGATTTCCCACGTGCCCAGCCTTCAAATCCACGCTCCGAAAATCCATCTTCTCTGACAAAG ATGGGGCTCTATTCTTTGCTGCTCGAGGAGAACTGATTCAATCATCTGTGTCGAGCATAAGACCCGAGGGAAATAGGAGAAGGCGTTCTCCTAGAAAGAATACTGCGTCTGATAGAGCGGCGGAGGAGGATGAAGAAGAGAAGGTTCCTCAATCGCCTGATGGGGACTCCCCTGAATCATCTAACCAGGAAGAAATCATTGCACTGTTCAGACGGATACAGTCTTCCATCTCTAAAGGAGGATCCGGTACTACCAAAAGGAGGAGCTCCAGCAGTTCTAAAGAAAAGAAGTCAGCCGAGTCAGTTTTGGATGTTTTGAAccaatatccatcaaggaagcaattcCGAG ATAAAGGTCCGAGCAAGGAAGAGAATGGAATGTTGCCTCGGAAGACTCCTGCACTCAGGAAAGAACCTATAACAAAGGAGGATTCACTGAAAGAAGAATTCAAATTATCAAGACCCCCATCAAATTTCGTGAAGAGGTCGCCAATCCCATCACCACCAATGCTGAAAGAAAAGGTTGGGGAGGTGAACGAAGATGGATTACCAGCTGTGGTTGCAGTGAAGGATTCGGAGCTGCAGAGAGTTCATGGGATGAAGCTTTCGGAGCTGAAAGAGCTTGCAAAGTCCAGAGGAGTTAAGGGTTACTCGAAGCTGAAGAAGGGAGAACTGGTGGAACTGTTGAAAGGGTTGTTGCAGTCCTAG
- the LOC131240972 gene encoding SAP-like protein BP-73 isoform X1, with protein sequence MQAILFPNCGLGFPTCPAFKSTLRKSIFSDKEIADGALFFAARGELIQSSVSSIRPEGNRRRRSPRKNTASDRAAEEDEEEKVPQSPDGDSPESSNQEEIIALFRRIQSSISKGGSGTTKRRSSSSSKEKKSAESVLDVLNQYPSRKQFRDKGPSKEENGMLPRKTPALRKEPITKEDSLKEEFKLSRPPSNFVKRSPIPSPPMLKEKVGEVNEDGLPAVVAVKDSELQRVHGMKLSELKELAKSRGVKGYSKLKKGELVELLKGLLQS encoded by the exons ATGCAGGCAATTCTCTTCCCAAACTGTGGCCTTGGATTTCCCACGTGCCCAGCCTTCAAATCCACGCTCCGAAAATCCATCTTCTCTGACAAAG AGATTGCAGATGGGGCTCTATTCTTTGCTGCTCGAGGAGAACTGATTCAATCATCTGTGTCGAGCATAAGACCCGAGGGAAATAGGAGAAGGCGTTCTCCTAGAAAGAATACTGCGTCTGATAGAGCGGCGGAGGAGGATGAAGAAGAGAAGGTTCCTCAATCGCCTGATGGGGACTCCCCTGAATCATCTAACCAGGAAGAAATCATTGCACTGTTCAGACGGATACAGTCTTCCATCTCTAAAGGAGGATCCGGTACTACCAAAAGGAGGAGCTCCAGCAGTTCTAAAGAAAAGAAGTCAGCCGAGTCAGTTTTGGATGTTTTGAAccaatatccatcaaggaagcaattcCGAG ATAAAGGTCCGAGCAAGGAAGAGAATGGAATGTTGCCTCGGAAGACTCCTGCACTCAGGAAAGAACCTATAACAAAGGAGGATTCACTGAAAGAAGAATTCAAATTATCAAGACCCCCATCAAATTTCGTGAAGAGGTCGCCAATCCCATCACCACCAATGCTGAAAGAAAAGGTTGGGGAGGTGAACGAAGATGGATTACCAGCTGTGGTTGCAGTGAAGGATTCGGAGCTGCAGAGAGTTCATGGGATGAAGCTTTCGGAGCTGAAAGAGCTTGCAAAGTCCAGAGGAGTTAAGGGTTACTCGAAGCTGAAGAAGGGAGAACTGGTGGAACTGTTGAAAGGGTTGTTGCAGTCCTAG